A DNA window from Hevea brasiliensis isolate MT/VB/25A 57/8 chromosome 2, ASM3005281v1, whole genome shotgun sequence contains the following coding sequences:
- the LOC110650514 gene encoding peamaclein, with amino-acid sequence MKPFFAILLLACIVLTSSFFELTVAGSAFCDSKCKVRCAKAGVKDRCLKYCGICCEKCKCVPSGTYGNKNECPCYRDMKNSKGKPKCP; translated from the exons ATGAAGCCATTCTTTGCAATCCTTTTGCTGGCCTGTATTGTTCTTACTTCCTCTTTCTTTGAGCTTACGGTGGCTGGTTCAG CATTCTGTGACTCAAAGTGTAAGGTAAGGTGCGCCAAAGCAGGAGTGAAAGATCGGTGCTTGAAGTACTGTGGAATATGCTGTGAAAAGTGCAAGTGCGTGCCCTCTGGAACTTATGGGAACAAGAACGAGTGCCCTTGTTACAGGGACATGAAGAACTCCAAGGGCAAGCCCAAGTGCCCTTGA